The Leucobacter viscericola genome includes a window with the following:
- a CDS encoding putative Ig domain-containing protein, with translation MNKHLRQGIVAAFAATALLLGTALPAQAETQQQLENLPLGHNDLAFPSAGISAPQEGRLAASDRAALPEDNEVVQIPDPVLRAKIGIQLGTTITRGTMRQLQSLSVSNSGITDLTGLEYASNLAIVDLSRNPITSIEPLRGLARMAQLDVSRTKISNIDAVSTMPKINYLQVNWTDVSDLTPVSGKAELWRIELAATKVSSLEPLRDDAGLQEVYFQETLVSDIHPLASLRQLRVLSAPDTDISDLSPIAGLPELTLLNVNSAKVSDLSMLDTWPRLRTVGFEEQRVMGVPAVASVTESTYRRPVSTTDPFKMLPGVVLTTTADATTASDGITMWSPLPANNELKAKVVGDPGPGSGATYSANITYTLSRADITNTPRKAAVNKPYSFQFSVTDGFIEGPFEMVSGGVPGLTLSNTGELRGTPTQQGIFPMVITRTDAYGNVITRSFNLVVGDKADLVTVSFDSAGGTDIAPVEVEYGDVVSAPGKPVRDGYEFGEWTLNGVPYDFSMPVSSSMTLVASWDVVAPPKPVPPTIKPDSLPAGMVGKAYSATITASGDGKPTLEITAGALPTGLKFDAKTGKISGTPTKAGIFRFTVTSNNSGAIATKNYAIAVTIETLTDLPCMEPRKVPVFADTPLSHKFYKEIDWMECMKYSTGWRQPAGKPLYKPQDNLERQAMAAFIYRMEAPKGYVAPAVSPFADVKPTDSFYKEMAWMYEMKYSTGWAEPSGKPTYRPHEPLSREAMAAFIYRLEASKDAAAKNYKAPAKSPMADMKPGMKFYKEISWMYDTKLSTGNKVGDTKEYWPKDDLSRQAMAAFIYRLVTEYRK, from the coding sequence ATGAACAAACATCTACGACAGGGGATCGTGGCCGCATTTGCGGCCACGGCCCTGTTGCTGGGAACAGCTCTGCCCGCTCAGGCGGAAACGCAACAGCAACTTGAGAATCTTCCGCTTGGTCACAATGACCTCGCTTTTCCCAGCGCAGGCATCTCTGCCCCACAAGAAGGCCGCCTGGCAGCCTCTGACCGAGCCGCATTGCCTGAAGACAACGAGGTAGTGCAAATCCCTGATCCCGTACTGCGTGCAAAGATCGGAATCCAGCTCGGCACTACGATTACGCGCGGGACAATGCGTCAACTCCAATCGCTGTCAGTATCAAACTCAGGAATCACTGACCTCACCGGACTTGAGTACGCGTCGAATCTGGCAATTGTGGATCTGAGCCGGAACCCGATCACATCAATCGAGCCTTTGCGTGGACTTGCCCGTATGGCCCAGCTTGACGTGAGTCGAACAAAGATCAGCAATATTGACGCAGTCTCAACGATGCCAAAGATCAACTATTTGCAGGTCAACTGGACCGACGTTTCAGACCTCACGCCTGTGAGCGGTAAGGCAGAACTGTGGCGTATTGAACTTGCAGCTACGAAGGTGTCGAGCCTAGAACCGCTCAGGGATGATGCCGGCCTTCAAGAGGTTTACTTCCAAGAAACGTTGGTCAGTGATATTCACCCGCTCGCAAGCCTCAGACAACTCAGAGTTCTATCTGCGCCCGACACCGATATCAGTGATCTGAGTCCTATCGCTGGGCTTCCGGAACTCACGCTGCTCAACGTGAATAGTGCGAAGGTGTCGGATCTCTCGATGCTTGATACCTGGCCAAGATTGCGGACGGTTGGTTTCGAAGAGCAGCGCGTCATGGGGGTGCCAGCCGTGGCCTCTGTGACCGAGTCGACATACCGTCGGCCAGTATCAACGACCGATCCCTTCAAGATGCTCCCCGGAGTGGTGCTCACAACAACCGCCGACGCAACCACGGCTTCTGATGGAATCACGATGTGGTCGCCTCTCCCCGCAAACAACGAACTCAAAGCGAAAGTTGTGGGAGATCCGGGGCCGGGTTCGGGTGCAACGTATTCGGCGAACATCACATATACGTTGAGTCGAGCCGACATTACAAACACGCCTCGAAAAGCTGCGGTGAATAAGCCCTATAGTTTCCAGTTCAGCGTTACGGACGGTTTTATTGAGGGACCGTTCGAAATGGTGAGCGGCGGGGTTCCCGGTCTGACTCTCAGCAACACTGGAGAGCTCAGAGGGACGCCCACGCAACAGGGCATCTTTCCCATGGTGATCACGCGCACCGACGCTTACGGAAATGTGATCACGCGATCATTCAACCTCGTTGTGGGGGATAAAGCCGATCTGGTGACAGTGAGCTTTGATTCCGCGGGTGGAACGGATATTGCCCCGGTTGAGGTTGAGTACGGCGACGTTGTTTCTGCGCCGGGGAAGCCTGTGCGCGACGGATACGAGTTCGGAGAGTGGACCCTCAACGGTGTGCCCTACGATTTTTCAATGCCCGTAAGCTCAAGCATGACCTTGGTTGCGAGTTGGGACGTCGTGGCTCCGCCAAAACCGGTGCCACCGACGATCAAGCCCGATTCGCTGCCAGCTGGCATGGTTGGGAAAGCCTACTCGGCAACGATCACGGCCTCGGGTGACGGCAAACCAACACTCGAAATAACTGCTGGTGCTCTGCCTACAGGTCTGAAGTTTGATGCCAAGACCGGCAAGATTTCGGGTACGCCCACGAAAGCCGGAATCTTCAGGTTCACTGTCACATCGAATAATTCCGGCGCAATCGCGACGAAGAATTACGCAATTGCGGTGACAATCGAGACACTTACTGACCTGCCGTGTATGGAGCCGCGTAAGGTTCCGGTGTTTGCGGATACCCCGCTGTCGCACAAGTTCTATAAAGAGATCGACTGGATGGAGTGCATGAAGTACTCCACCGGTTGGCGCCAGCCCGCAGGCAAGCCGCTGTACAAGCCGCAGGACAATCTGGAGCGTCAGGCGATGGCCGCGTTCATTTACAGGATGGAAGCCCCTAAGGGCTATGTGGCCCCCGCAGTGTCTCCGTTTGCTGATGTGAAGCCGACCGACTCTTTCTATAAGGAGATGGCGTGGATGTACGAGATGAAGTACTCGACGGGGTGGGCTGAGCCGTCGGGTAAGCCGACATATCGTCCGCACGAGCCGCTGTCTCGTGAAGCGATGGCCGCGTTTATTTATCGTTTGGAAGCATCGAAGGATGCTGCCGCGAAGAACTACAAGGCTCCTGCGAAGTCGCCGATGGCCGACATGAAGCCGGGGATGAAGTTCTACAAGGAGATCTCGTGGATGTACGATACGAAGCTCTCGACCGGTAACAAGGTCGGCGATACCAAGGAGTACTGGCCGAAGGATGACCTCAGCCGTCAGGCGATGGCCGCGTTCATCTACCGACTCGTCACTGAATATCGCAAGTAG
- a CDS encoding ABC transporter substrate-binding protein produces the protein MKIAFIKTAAVVAASSLLLVGCSGDTKPSEPVTPISKPVAGEVADGVLKGYSVTYAGDGGTTQDAQMSALFTPFAETSGVKFNQDSPQTLAKIQSQVESGNIQWDFISSFGDAIARECGTLFEKLDLSKLDTSNVPESLMGGTECGVPSIVYGTVLAYDADKFKAGAPKNWADFFDVKKFPGTRAIYSGDGKIDGSTVQAAALAAGWNPAFEDWSNDWAEKGLDKIDSIKDSVVFYSTGAQAQQMLESGEAAMGSVWSGRALAAAKNGAPVEVAWDQWVSLIDYFAIVKGTKNSEEAYYAINYALGADQQAAWVEASGYSPTNVNAKPKVDELTQSYILTTPERQKTGVELALAFWSDNDTVTPLQDRWAALVAGA, from the coding sequence ATGAAGATTGCATTCATTAAGACCGCCGCTGTGGTCGCAGCCAGTTCGCTACTGCTCGTCGGGTGCTCCGGCGATACGAAGCCGAGTGAGCCGGTCACGCCAATCTCTAAGCCCGTTGCGGGTGAGGTGGCCGACGGTGTTCTCAAGGGATACTCGGTCACATACGCCGGTGATGGTGGCACGACGCAGGACGCGCAGATGTCGGCGCTCTTCACCCCCTTTGCCGAGACCTCGGGTGTGAAGTTCAACCAGGATTCGCCGCAGACACTCGCGAAGATCCAATCGCAGGTTGAATCCGGCAACATTCAGTGGGACTTCATCTCGTCCTTCGGCGACGCAATTGCTCGCGAGTGCGGCACACTCTTCGAGAAGCTTGATCTCTCGAAGCTCGACACCTCCAACGTTCCCGAGTCGCTCATGGGCGGTACTGAATGTGGCGTGCCCTCCATCGTCTACGGCACGGTGCTCGCTTACGATGCCGACAAGTTCAAGGCGGGCGCCCCGAAGAACTGGGCCGATTTCTTTGACGTGAAGAAGTTCCCCGGAACCCGTGCGATCTACAGCGGCGACGGCAAGATCGACGGATCCACCGTGCAGGCCGCCGCGCTCGCCGCGGGCTGGAACCCCGCCTTCGAAGACTGGTCAAACGACTGGGCCGAGAAGGGCCTCGACAAGATTGACTCGATTAAAGACAGCGTTGTGTTCTACAGCACTGGCGCGCAGGCGCAGCAGATGCTCGAATCGGGCGAGGCCGCCATGGGAAGCGTGTGGAGCGGTCGTGCCCTGGCTGCCGCCAAGAACGGCGCCCCCGTTGAGGTCGCCTGGGATCAGTGGGTGTCGCTCATCGACTACTTCGCCATCGTGAAGGGCACCAAGAATTCAGAGGAAGCGTACTACGCCATTAACTACGCGCTGGGTGCGGATCAGCAGGCCGCCTGGGTTGAGGCCAGCGGATACTCGCCGACCAACGTAAACGCAAAGCCGAAGGTGGACGAACTCACCCAGAGCTACATCCTCACGACTCCGGAACGACAGAAGACCGGTGTTGAGCTTGCGCTCGCTTTCTGGTCAGACAACGACACGGTGACTCCGCTGCAGGATCGCTGGGCCGCCCTGGTCGCTGGCGCCTAA
- a CDS encoding NAD(P)/FAD-dependent oxidoreductase: MVAGPRVSDNFINGEVSFWVHAEGRPKQRPGLPGNIEADVAIVGAGLTGLWTAYYLKEARPDLNVVVIEREFAGFGASGRNGGWMSAKSPGQFRRYAKSGGRDAAIAMEHEMFAAVREGVAVAKAEGFGEHVVQDGLIHVATNNAQWDRLQGTIASLKDHGWGPEDYEVLSPAMLDERVRVADVRGAYWSPHCARINPAEFTFGLAAAVERRGVTIYEGTTATAIVPRRVETNRGVVSAKYVVQAIEGYTLSLKGQSRRFLPMNSSMVVTEQLTDAQMDEIGWHGAELMGDVAHNFAYIQHTADNRIALGGRGVPYNFASSFDRSGRTAEAAIEQLGNRLIELFPALDGVKLEHSWSGVLGVPRDWCAGVNFDPATGIADAGGYVGHGVTGTNVAGRTIRDLILGEKTDLTRLPWVGHTSRNWEVEPLRWTAATALYAVYRFADREEYRTGTSKTHVSAKLANLISGR, from the coding sequence GTGGTTGCTGGACCCCGAGTGAGCGACAATTTCATCAACGGAGAGGTGTCGTTCTGGGTGCACGCGGAGGGGCGCCCGAAGCAGCGCCCAGGGTTGCCGGGGAATATTGAGGCAGATGTTGCGATCGTCGGAGCTGGCCTGACCGGTCTCTGGACCGCCTACTACCTGAAAGAAGCTCGGCCCGATCTCAACGTTGTGGTGATCGAGCGCGAGTTCGCGGGGTTTGGAGCCTCAGGTCGCAACGGCGGTTGGATGAGCGCCAAGTCACCCGGTCAGTTTCGTCGTTACGCGAAGTCGGGCGGCCGCGATGCCGCGATTGCGATGGAGCACGAGATGTTTGCCGCGGTGCGCGAGGGAGTTGCCGTCGCGAAAGCCGAGGGTTTCGGCGAGCACGTTGTGCAGGACGGCCTGATCCACGTCGCCACCAATAATGCACAGTGGGATCGGCTGCAGGGCACTATTGCGTCGCTGAAAGACCACGGCTGGGGGCCCGAAGACTACGAGGTGCTCTCGCCCGCCATGCTTGATGAGCGCGTGCGAGTCGCCGATGTTCGTGGCGCCTACTGGAGCCCTCACTGCGCGCGCATCAACCCCGCCGAGTTCACCTTCGGGCTCGCCGCCGCCGTTGAGCGCCGCGGTGTGACGATTTATGAGGGCACCACCGCCACCGCGATTGTCCCGCGCCGTGTCGAGACGAACCGCGGTGTCGTGAGCGCAAAGTATGTGGTGCAGGCGATTGAGGGCTACACACTCTCGCTCAAAGGCCAGTCCCGCCGCTTTCTACCAATGAACAGCAGCATGGTGGTGACCGAGCAGCTGACAGACGCGCAGATGGACGAGATCGGTTGGCACGGCGCCGAGCTGATGGGTGATGTCGCCCACAACTTTGCCTACATCCAGCACACGGCAGACAACCGCATCGCGCTCGGCGGCCGCGGAGTTCCCTACAACTTTGCCTCCAGCTTCGACCGCAGCGGGCGCACGGCCGAGGCCGCGATTGAACAGCTCGGCAACCGGCTCATTGAGCTGTTTCCCGCGCTCGACGGTGTGAAGCTCGAGCACAGCTGGTCTGGGGTGCTTGGTGTGCCGCGCGACTGGTGTGCGGGGGTCAATTTTGATCCGGCAACCGGGATCGCAGACGCCGGAGGCTACGTCGGCCACGGCGTGACGGGCACCAATGTGGCTGGCCGCACGATTCGGGATCTGATCCTCGGCGAAAAGACGGACCTTACGCGCCTGCCCTGGGTCGGCCACACCTCGCGCAACTGGGAGGTTGAACCCCTGCGCTGGACGGCAGCGACGGCGCTCTACGCGGTCTACCGCTTTGCCGACCGCGAGGAATACCGCACGGGCACGTCGAAGACTCACGTCTCGGCAAAACTCGCAAACCTGATTAGCGGGCGCTAA
- a CDS encoding putative Ig domain-containing protein has product MSGATAAHATPQPAEPLTPNSGPVEGGTAVELNVDRATEEIVAASGSYGFEALLANGKVLSWGDNSSGQAGVGNKNPLPTDQNSYAVFPEGVKIAQLGNTGFSSVALDSDGQLWTWGRSSAGELGLGTGVPDQTLPRKLTVAGDPTFVSIVAEGQTAYAITDDGKLYGWGVTKGAWASDKNEAVPTLIPFPTSSPVTKVSASSTHALASTADGNVYGWGASIYGQILGAPTVPTVYTPTLVPMAAGAPDGATWTGDIVAGNNFSYTKASDGKWYSRGNNEGNLNGGYLGSSCATTMCQPLGYAIEFPEGVDIVDVKPGVALDATGRVYTWGLGSNGRLGNGTTSGKEMTPILVEGLPPIKKISTSLGASPLAISEGNELWGWGTQQVDGSFVFPSTPKLLADYDAPLITGVDFDGAAATITAAATRAASVTAPAHAAGAVDVTVTWSDGFTTTLPGAYTYIPKVVQIAPSITTESITSAQLGNAYNAQIVATGTPVPTLSITDGALPKGLTMDAAGNITGTPQQKGTFTFTVTATNEVKPDAVKSFTLAVAVQDIDPPVPPKQCTLPRKVPVFADTPLSHKFYKEIDWMECMKYSTGWRQPVGKPLYKPQDNLERQAMAAFIFRMEAPKGYKAPKVSPFADVKPGDSFYTEMAWMYEKGYSTGWAEPSGKPTYRPHEPLSREAMAAFIYRLEASKDAAAKNYKAPKVSKLADMKPGMKFYKEISWMYDTKLSTGNKVGNTKEYWPKDDLSRQAMAAFIYRLVTDYRAKK; this is encoded by the coding sequence TTGAGCGGCGCCACTGCCGCTCACGCTACTCCGCAGCCGGCTGAGCCGCTCACACCAAACTCTGGGCCGGTTGAGGGTGGAACTGCCGTTGAGCTGAACGTAGATCGGGCTACCGAGGAGATCGTTGCCGCAAGTGGCAGCTACGGTTTTGAGGCGCTGCTCGCAAACGGAAAGGTTCTAAGCTGGGGCGACAACAGCAGTGGGCAGGCTGGTGTCGGTAACAAGAATCCGCTGCCGACGGACCAGAACTCCTACGCGGTCTTCCCGGAAGGTGTGAAGATTGCCCAGCTGGGTAATACAGGTTTTAGCAGCGTCGCGCTTGACTCGGACGGACAGCTGTGGACCTGGGGTCGAAGCAGTGCTGGTGAGCTTGGACTCGGCACGGGAGTTCCTGACCAGACGCTACCTCGGAAGCTTACTGTGGCGGGCGACCCAACTTTTGTCTCGATCGTGGCCGAGGGGCAGACAGCCTACGCGATCACCGATGATGGCAAGCTATACGGTTGGGGCGTCACAAAGGGAGCTTGGGCCAGTGACAAAAACGAAGCGGTTCCAACACTCATTCCGTTTCCGACGAGCTCTCCAGTCACCAAGGTAAGCGCGAGTTCGACGCACGCCCTCGCAAGCACCGCCGACGGAAACGTTTACGGCTGGGGTGCAAGCATCTACGGACAGATTCTTGGCGCGCCAACGGTTCCAACCGTTTACACTCCAACTTTGGTTCCCATGGCAGCTGGCGCTCCCGATGGTGCTACCTGGACCGGCGACATTGTGGCCGGAAACAACTTTAGCTATACCAAGGCAAGCGACGGTAAGTGGTACTCGCGCGGCAATAACGAGGGCAACCTCAATGGTGGGTATCTCGGCTCCAGTTGCGCCACGACCATGTGCCAGCCTCTCGGATATGCGATTGAGTTTCCTGAGGGCGTAGACATTGTTGATGTCAAGCCGGGAGTGGCGCTCGATGCAACGGGCCGTGTCTATACCTGGGGCCTGGGAAGTAATGGACGTCTTGGCAACGGAACCACAAGTGGCAAAGAAATGACTCCGATCCTGGTTGAGGGACTGCCTCCCATAAAGAAGATCTCGACGTCACTTGGTGCGTCCCCCCTTGCGATTTCTGAGGGGAACGAGCTTTGGGGCTGGGGTACCCAGCAGGTGGATGGTAGCTTTGTGTTTCCCTCGACACCGAAGTTGCTGGCTGACTACGACGCGCCTCTCATTACCGGTGTTGATTTCGACGGTGCAGCTGCAACGATTACGGCGGCCGCAACACGTGCCGCATCAGTGACTGCGCCCGCACACGCTGCCGGTGCGGTTGACGTGACGGTTACATGGTCTGACGGCTTCACAACAACACTGCCCGGTGCGTACACGTACATCCCGAAGGTGGTGCAGATCGCGCCGTCTATCACGACCGAAAGCATCACTTCAGCTCAGCTTGGGAATGCTTACAACGCACAAATCGTGGCAACTGGCACACCCGTTCCCACCTTGTCCATCACAGATGGTGCTTTGCCGAAGGGCTTGACCATGGATGCGGCGGGCAATATTACCGGCACGCCTCAGCAGAAGGGCACCTTCACCTTTACGGTGACCGCGACAAATGAGGTTAAGCCGGATGCGGTGAAGAGTTTCACGCTTGCGGTGGCTGTTCAGGATATTGACCCGCCTGTTCCGCCGAAGCAGTGCACCTTGCCGCGTAAGGTTCCGGTGTTTGCGGATACCCCGCTGTCGCACAAGTTCTATAAAGAGATCGACTGGATGGAGTGCATGAAGTACTCCACCGGTTGGCGCCAGCCCGTTGGTAAGCCGCTCTACAAGCCGCAGGACAATCTGGAGCGTCAGGCTATGGCAGCGTTCATCTTCCGTATGGAAGCCCCGAAGGGGTACAAGGCGCCGAAGGTGTCTCCGTTTGCTGATGTGAAGCCTGGGGATTCGTTCTACACCGAGATGGCGTGGATGTACGAGAAGGGTTACTCAACCGGTTGGGCTGAGCCGTCGGGGAAGCCGACGTATCGTCCGCACGAGCCGCTGTCTCGTGAAGCGATGGCCGCGTTTATTTATCGTTTGGAAGCATCGAAGGATGCTGCCGCGAAGAACTACAAGGCGCCGAAGGTGTCAAAGCTGGCTGATATGAAGCCGGGGATGAAGTTCTACAAGGAGATCTCGTGGATGTACGACACGAAGCTCTCGACCGGTAACAAGGTGGGCAACACGAAAGAGTACTGGCCGAAGGACGACCTCAGCCGTCAGGCGATGGCCGCGTTCATCTACCGACTCGTCACTGACTACCGCGCGAAGAAGTAA
- a CDS encoding PucR family transcriptional regulator, whose amino-acid sequence MTIGDLVAIETLRTRVLSGASGIDRRVSWAHSCELEEPWLWVGRDELLMTVGFCVPKDTAGQVHFVRELVAAGIAGATIGGRDEDLVLSPEMHAEADRLEFPLLRTEPAVPWSAISQHVAAAASSTQTSHVLTLARLYEVAAAANSPQGFVDELARLLGVQIAVIDRETGLSLLESASLVVSDSEETRIRSHQFSQRHRATLEIGERTQEGLNSMVLVHLKRVIEVEVDRMLLDAEAEAKAQDLALKHLLTDGDSRDAETVLGEGSIQSGCRLVAFSEGMVEGVARLASIRSIRVLVGHGNERGIALVPSEGLDQMRGLLRDLGTAAGISHSIGSWGDSRGAVVEAVSALADTHNVAGAWVEFAAARVGLLARSERESREIIREVLGPLSEVSDRAATLRETLFSYLRNDRSWARSADEMGVHRQTLAYRLRQAEALTGRSASRSEDISALWIAMQAWERFGPDPALE is encoded by the coding sequence ATGACCATCGGTGACCTTGTCGCGATCGAGACGCTGCGCACGCGCGTTCTGTCAGGCGCAAGCGGCATCGATCGGCGAGTGTCGTGGGCGCACAGCTGTGAGCTCGAGGAACCCTGGCTGTGGGTCGGCCGCGATGAACTGCTGATGACCGTGGGTTTTTGTGTGCCGAAGGACACCGCCGGGCAAGTCCATTTTGTACGCGAGCTTGTTGCGGCGGGGATCGCGGGCGCCACGATTGGCGGTCGTGACGAAGACCTGGTGCTGAGCCCCGAGATGCACGCTGAGGCCGATCGCCTCGAGTTTCCATTGCTGCGCACAGAACCCGCGGTGCCGTGGTCCGCGATCTCTCAGCACGTTGCCGCCGCGGCGAGCAGCACTCAAACCTCGCACGTGCTGACACTGGCGCGGCTGTACGAGGTCGCCGCCGCGGCGAACAGCCCTCAAGGCTTTGTTGACGAGCTGGCGCGATTGTTGGGAGTTCAGATCGCGGTCATCGACCGTGAAACCGGGTTGAGTCTGCTTGAATCAGCGAGCCTTGTTGTGAGCGATTCCGAAGAGACAAGGATCCGCAGCCATCAGTTTTCCCAGCGCCATCGGGCGACGCTCGAGATCGGTGAGCGCACGCAAGAGGGCCTGAACTCTATGGTGCTGGTGCATCTAAAGCGGGTGATCGAGGTCGAGGTTGATCGGATGCTGCTCGACGCAGAGGCAGAGGCTAAAGCTCAGGATCTGGCTCTGAAGCACCTGCTCACCGACGGCGACAGCCGTGATGCCGAGACCGTGCTGGGTGAGGGCTCGATTCAATCGGGTTGCCGATTGGTGGCGTTCTCTGAGGGAATGGTCGAGGGGGTGGCGCGTCTCGCGTCGATTCGAAGCATCCGCGTGCTCGTCGGCCATGGAAATGAGCGTGGGATCGCGCTCGTGCCGAGCGAGGGGCTCGATCAAATGCGCGGGCTGCTGCGAGACCTCGGCACTGCAGCTGGGATCTCTCACTCTATTGGGAGCTGGGGTGACTCCCGAGGGGCCGTCGTGGAGGCCGTGAGCGCCCTCGCCGACACGCACAATGTAGCTGGGGCGTGGGTCGAGTTTGCTGCGGCTCGGGTGGGGCTTTTGGCTCGGAGCGAGCGGGAATCCAGGGAGATTATTCGCGAGGTGCTTGGTCCGCTCTCCGAGGTCAGCGACCGGGCGGCAACGCTCCGGGAGACACTTTTCAGCTACCTGCGCAATGACCGCAGCTGGGCTCGCAGCGCCGACGAGATGGGCGTGCACCGGCAGACCCTCGCGTATCGGCTGCGGCAAGCCGAGGCACTGACGGGTCGAAGCGCCTCGCGAAGCGAAGACATCTCGGCGCTGTGGATCGCGATGCAGGCCTGGGAACGGTTCGGCCCGGATCCTGCGCTCGAGTAA